The Brevibacterium atlanticum genome segment CGGCGTGACCGGCATGCCGGGCCACCTCGGTGTTGAGATGCAGGAGGATCCAGCGCACGGTCATGACGAAGTCCTGCGGCATCCACGGATTCGGCGGGGTCGCGCTCTCTGCCCCGAGATCGACACCCGTGTCGATGACGGTCTGACGGACGTCATCGATGCCGGCGATGACGCGCTCGAAGATCTCCACCACCTCGGCGATGTCGAGATCGGGCACGGCGGAACTGTCGAACATCCCCTCGAGGCCGAGTTCGGCATTGATCGCAGGAAATTCCTCGAAGGGAAGCACGCGCTCGGGGTTCTCGACCTGTTTGAGCCAACCGTTGACCACCTGAGCGACATGGGCGATGAGGCCTTTGATGCTGGCCGAACTGGCCGTCGGGGTGCTCGCCGACTGCTCATCGGTGAGGTCGCGGGCGGTGAGTCTGAGCTGAGTGCACTGTTGGGTGAGGAAGCTGAAGGCTGCATCGGTCTCGTCGGTGACGCTGGGTGCGAAGAAGGCCATGATCTCTCCTGATCGTCCGTGTCCGATCCGGTGTTCCGGTTCGTGTCTTCGAGTATTGACTTCGATGAGGACATATAGTGTCCGCATTGCACGATGTCATCGAAATGGTTGCGGGGTCGAGGCGATCACTGCATCGAGCCGAGCAGCGCGCCGAACTGAGCACCGCGTCGTACCAGGCCGGGCACCGAGA includes the following:
- a CDS encoding mycothiol transferase, which encodes MAFFAPSVTDETDAAFSFLTQQCTQLRLTARDLTDEQSASTPTASSASIKGLIAHVAQVVNGWLKQVENPERVLPFEEFPAINAELGLEGMFDSSAVPDLDIAEVVEIFERVIAGIDDVRQTVIDTGVDLGAESATPPNPWMPQDFVMTVRWILLHLNTEVARHAGHADIIRESIDGAIAYQLNAEADGEPWPPEDMDDWS